A single Theropithecus gelada isolate Dixy chromosome 7b, Tgel_1.0, whole genome shotgun sequence DNA region contains:
- the GPR65 gene encoding psychosine receptor, which yields MNSTCIEEQHDLDHYLFPIVYIFVIIVSIPANIGSLCVSFLQAKKESELGIYLFSLSLSDLLYALTLPLWIDYTWNKDNWTFSPALCKGSAFLMYMNFYSSTAFLTCIAIDRYLAVVYPLKFFFLRTRKFALMVSLSIWTLETIFNAVMLWEDETVVEYCDDKKSNFTLCYDRYPLEKWQINLNLFRTCTGYAVPLVTILICNRKVYQAVQHNKATENKEKKRIIKLLVSITVTFVLCFTPFHVMLLIRCILEHDVYFKDHSKSGKQTYTMYRITVALTSLNCVADPILYCFVTETGRYDMWNILKFCTERCNTSQRQRKRILSVSTKDTMELEVLE from the coding sequence atgaacagcacATGTATTGAAGAACAGCATGACCTGGATCACTATTTGTTTCCCATTGTTTACATCTTTGTGATTATAGTCAGCATTCCGGCCAATATTggatctctgtgtgtgtctttcctGCAAGCAAAGAAGGAAAGTGAACTAGGAATTTACCTCTTCAGTTTGTCCCTATCAGATTTGCTCTATGCATTAACTCTCCCTTTATGGATTGATTACACTTGGAATAAGGACAACTGGACTTTCTCTCCTGCCTTGTGCAAAGGGAGTGCTTTTCTCATGTACATGAATTTTTACAGCAGCACAGCATTCCTCACCTGCATTGCCATTGATAGGTATTTGGCTGTTGTCTAccctttgaagtttttcttcctaAGGACAAGAAAATTTGCACTCATGGTCAGCCTGTCCATCTGGACACTGGAAACCATCTTCAATGCTGTCATGTTGTGGGAAGATGAAACAGTTGTTGAATATTGCGATGacaaaaaatctaattttacttTATGCTATGACAGATACCCTTTAGAGAAATGGCAAATCAACCTCAACTTGTTCAGGACGTGTACAGGCTATGCAGTACCCTTGGTCACCATCCTGATCTGCAACCGGAAAGTCTACCAAGCTGTGCAGCACAATAAAGCCACGGAAAACAAGGAGAAGAAGAGAATCATAAAACTACTGGTCAGCATCACAGTTACTTTTGTCTTATGCTTTACTCCCTTTCATGTGATGTTGCTGATTCGCTGCATTTTAGAGCATGATGTGTACTTCAAAGACCACAGCAAGTCTGGGAAGCAAACTTACACAATGTATAGAATCACGGTTGCATTAACAAGTTTAAATTGTGTTGCTGATCCAATTCTGTACTGTTTTGTAACCGAAACAGGAAGATATGATATGTGGAATATATTAAAATTCTGCACTGAGAGGTGTAATACatcacaaagacaaagaaaacgcATACTTTCTGTGTCTACAAAAGATACTATGGAATTAGAGGTCCTTGAGTAG